A window of the Mucilaginibacter sp. cycad4 genome harbors these coding sequences:
- a CDS encoding glycoside hydrolase 43 family protein, whose amino-acid sequence MKCFYCFKLPAATILILCTLVKTGEAQESTTKTGGPQKGATWISDNGNGTFTNPLFYDEFSDPDMIRVGNDYYLTGTTMHTMPGLPVLHSKDLVNWEFVCYAVNKLDLGPDFRLEQGKNVYGQGIWAPCFRYHNGKYYIFSNVNHFSTQLFTASSPAGPWTQASMKKSFHDLSVLFDDDGKNYIVWGYDEVHLAELNDEMTDIKPGSEQVIVPKGSGAGEGSHFYKINGKYYITNTNYDPVCYQVCLRSDNPRGPYEINVMSAKENLGIGTGYRLANERETAPFRIKPPVENLVGAIPMHQGGIVQIQSGEWWGWSMMDHNSVGRLLCLSPVTWEKEWPYFGLPGNLTRSPQTWVKPNTGFDTAPRATFRRSDDFSSTILQPIWQWNHVPVDNRWSLSERKGYLRLKSLPATDFWNAKNTLTQRAIGPESVVTAEADLKNLKQGDLAGLALLNMPYAWIAATKNHDTIEIRQFDQQRNKTMRTTVKSPHIWFRASCNFDTEKTVFSYSEDGKNFTNIGDEYIMIYNGRTFQGERYCLFNFNLMGKNGGDADFNSFVVSEPRANGLTRPIPYGKVIMLKSLADSTILVNWRGFLRPVPENSAFAKNNTAGFKIFDRGHGRIALQSVTDGRWVTIKGLGGMAEVRLENEEKGEASQFQWQDMLRGDLMLMSLATHRYLFADPFGGSLTSADAPGARPDRKDGSCFLWTILE is encoded by the coding sequence ATGAAATGTTTTTACTGTTTTAAGTTACCGGCTGCGACTATATTGATCCTTTGTACACTTGTTAAAACTGGTGAAGCACAGGAAAGTACAACAAAAACCGGCGGGCCGCAAAAGGGGGCCACATGGATTTCTGATAACGGAAATGGCACCTTTACTAATCCGCTGTTTTACGACGAATTTTCAGACCCGGATATGATCAGGGTTGGTAATGATTATTACCTTACCGGAACAACCATGCATACCATGCCCGGTTTGCCGGTACTGCATTCAAAAGATTTGGTGAACTGGGAATTTGTATGCTATGCTGTAAACAAACTGGACCTGGGGCCTGATTTTCGCCTCGAACAAGGAAAAAATGTTTATGGACAAGGGATCTGGGCGCCCTGCTTTCGTTATCATAACGGCAAATACTATATTTTCAGTAATGTAAACCATTTTAGTACCCAGTTATTTACGGCATCAAGCCCCGCAGGGCCATGGACGCAGGCATCTATGAAAAAAAGCTTTCATGATCTTTCTGTTTTGTTTGATGACGATGGTAAAAACTATATTGTTTGGGGATATGATGAAGTTCACCTTGCCGAATTGAATGATGAAATGACTGACATTAAACCAGGCTCCGAACAGGTGATAGTTCCAAAAGGGAGCGGAGCCGGTGAGGGTTCTCATTTTTATAAGATCAACGGTAAATATTATATAACCAATACCAATTATGACCCTGTTTGTTACCAGGTATGCCTCCGCTCTGACAATCCCCGCGGCCCTTATGAAATTAATGTCATGAGCGCAAAGGAAAACCTGGGGATAGGGACAGGGTATAGGCTTGCTAATGAAAGGGAAACAGCACCTTTCAGGATAAAACCGCCTGTAGAAAACCTGGTTGGCGCAATTCCGATGCATCAGGGCGGGATTGTTCAGATCCAATCGGGCGAATGGTGGGGCTGGTCAATGATGGATCATAACTCAGTAGGAAGGTTGCTATGCCTGTCGCCGGTTACCTGGGAAAAAGAATGGCCTTACTTCGGATTGCCCGGTAACCTTACCCGGAGCCCGCAAACCTGGGTAAAACCCAATACAGGCTTTGACACGGCACCCCGTGCTACCTTCCGCAGAAGCGATGACTTCTCTTCAACCATTCTCCAACCGATTTGGCAATGGAACCATGTTCCAGTCGATAACAGGTGGTCGCTGTCTGAAAGAAAGGGTTACCTGAGGTTGAAATCGCTTCCTGCTACTGATTTTTGGAATGCGAAAAATACCCTTACCCAGCGGGCAATCGGGCCGGAGTCGGTTGTTACGGCAGAGGCAGATCTGAAAAACCTGAAACAGGGAGACCTTGCCGGTTTGGCGTTATTAAATATGCCATATGCCTGGATCGCGGCAACCAAAAATCACGATACTATTGAAATCAGGCAGTTTGATCAGCAACGGAATAAAACGATGAGGACAACTGTAAAAAGCCCGCACATCTGGTTTCGGGCAAGCTGCAACTTTGATACCGAAAAAACGGTTTTCAGCTATAGCGAAGACGGGAAAAACTTTACCAATATAGGCGATGAATATATTATGATCTATAATGGCCGGACATTCCAGGGCGAGCGGTATTGCCTCTTTAATTTTAACCTTATGGGCAAAAACGGGGGGGATGCTGATTTTAACTCGTTTGTGGTAAGTGAGCCAAGGGCAAACGGTTTAACCAGGCCAATTCCTTATGGCAAAGTAATTATGCTAAAGAGCCTTGCCGATTCAACCATCCTGGTTAACTGGAGAGGATTTTTAAGGCCGGTGCCGGAAAACAGCGCGTTTGCTAAAAATAATACGGCCGGTTTTAAAATATTTGACCGCGGACATGGGCGGATTGCCCTGCAATCAGTTACCGACGGCAGGTGGGTTACCATAAAGGGATTAGGTGGAATGGCCGAAGTGCGGCTTGAAAATGAAGAAAAAGGCGAAGCATCGCAGTTTCAATGGCAGGACATGCTGCGCGGAGACCTTAT